The Hevea brasiliensis isolate MT/VB/25A 57/8 chromosome 9, ASM3005281v1, whole genome shotgun sequence nucleotide sequence AAAATTTTTTGAAACTCGAGCCTAGTTTGAGCTTAACTCGTGTCGAGTTTGAGCTGAATATCTATAAGCTCAAGCTTGGCTCATTTAGAAAACGAGCTCTAAACGAATCGAGCCAAACGAAGCTTTTTATGGAACTAAATCTCTCGGGCAATTCGGGAATAGCTTGATAGAGTGAGTTTTAGGTTTAAATGTATGAAGTTTAAACAACATAATTTTGATTAGctcttatttaaaaaaataacctaattttcattaaaaaaaattaaattataaataactatatttaataaatacattttatatattatatattgattacatcataattttaaaaaatatattatgtttAAAATATTCATAAATTATTATACACTGTAGAAGCGTGTAAActgtaaagaaataaagcaaacataCAAAACaacaatatttacgtggttcaccctctcaacatagggctacagCCACGAGCATGTCATCTTTCACTAtaatcaataaataaatcatcattacaagctcataGCTATACTACCCATCAGCCTAATTACACCCAAGAAAACCCATACAatatcaaactgctcatagtaaatatagcagttagtccctctcagtctcctctagatataactcaatatatttactattttaactgctacaccacaaagggtgccttcaactatatgggcaagagggCTCTCACCAATGGATAAGAATCCATTCCTCTTAAATTCTATGTCCTTACTCTACCTTAGGTcgaagcctctctccactgcaatgggcaaGTGCCCCTTATTAATGGGCAAGGCCAAATCCTCGGCAATTGGCAAAGCCCTCTCTATAATGAGCGACAATCTCACTCTATGAGCTGAAAGCCAAATAGCCTTTTccaccattctcctatttatagtattaattccctcaatcctaatctgattaggagtcccactcaatttaggaataacattaaaataagagttttattttatataggaaatattcccattgaggaatatttcttctactcaaattaggaaaaaggtctctccaaatcccactaggattttgagtcataattctaacaatctccatCTTGACTCAAAATCCATTAACCATTGCCTATCTCAAATTCTTGGATGTCATCAAATCATCAAATCTGtatgcttgagcttgaacccttcaaatcatcAATCTTGCCAATCTTCATTTTGGGTGTAACTTGCTTCTTGCTTCAAAAAATTCTCGCGTCCTCAAATATCTTGATTTCGCATCAAGAGCTTCACCTTAATTTTAACTTTCCACCACTTTAAGCTTACATCACCATGTGCGACTTCTACATGTCACAATAGCTTCACCTTCAACTGAACTCACCAAGATTAtccccatgctctgataccaatttgttgtgcaCTGCGGAAGCATGTAAACTAGAAAGAAATAAACTAAACATATAAAACACTAATATTTACGtagttcaccctctcaacatagagCTATATCTATGGACATGCCATCTTtcactatcatcaataaataaatcatcattgCAAGCTTATAGCTATACTAtccatcaacccaattacacctaagagaatccatataacatcaaactgctcatagtaaatatattagttagtctctctcagtctcctctagacataactcaatatatttactGTTTTAACtgctacaccacaaagggtgtcttcaactatatgggcaaaagccctctcaccaatggataAGAATtcattcctcttgaattctatatcCTTACTCCGccttaggccgaagcctctctccactgcaatgggcaagtgccgcttatcaatgggcagagccaaatcctaATCAATTAGCAaagcccctctctacaatgggcgACAGCCTTACTCAATGAGCTGAAAGCCAAATAACATTTTCTACCATTctcttatttatagtgttaattccctctatcctaatctgattaggagtcttactcaatttaagaataacactaaaataagagttctacaattgaggaatatttctcctactcaaattagaaaaaaagtctctccaaatttcactaggattttgagtcataattctaatataaataaataatgtctttataatataataaaatataataactaatttaaatattttaacaaattaatcTGTTCACAAGCTTACTCTTGAGCTAACTTGCGAGCATGCAAACGAGTCAGTTTATGAGCCTTAACGAGTTGAACATTATAAAATTTGAGCTCGACTTGTTTATTAAATGAAGCTAAAAATTAAGCTCGAGCTCGGGCTCATTTACAAAATGAGTCGATATTTTATCGAGTCAAAGCTCGAATAGCTCAGTAGCAGCTTGATTCATTTACATACCTAAATTTAGGATTTGTTTTTATTTTGCTTACACGTATTATGTTGCTTTTATGAATAATATTAGCAatgttttatatataatatagtaattataataaaattctaaCCATGTTATCTCTAGTTAAACGTTTgttaaggggaaaaaaaaaaactagtgcAATAATAATTAAAGAGTGCACTTTCTACTAATTCCACATCATAAGCCTAGGTGTGAATAAAAGAAAGTTATACAATAACACACAATATTAAATCTGAAAAACATAATACAACTTGAAAAAGCACATCAATTGCAAGCAAAATTATAATGAGCCATATTAGCGACACAAAGAGTCCTCATTATGATATTTTTCTTGTCACGACCCAATTATATAAGCTGGACTGGCACTAAGATTTGGGCTAACATAAAGCCCCAAAGCTTATCGTAAATCTTTACTATTTCTAAACCCATAACCAAGTGCAAAACTCTAGGCCCAATAAACAAAACTCaactatataaaatattataatacaaTTTGGGAAGTCTAACTCAACCTAGTTCATACTATAGCAACTAGGAAAATCCAGCTCAATCTTAATACCTaacattcataaatcatttaatatcattaatttttattaattaatatatatatatatatatatatatatatatatatatatataaaatagtgTCACAACagagttttaaaaataaaataaataattaaataaacaaattaataaataaaagtttttagTTAATAATATTGTACCCTGTGAGAAATAGTACCGGTtagattttgaaaaaaattacttCTCCTGCAAcataagaaaaattattgaatataagTGAGTGTTTGACTTAGTGAGTTTAGATATCGATTACAGATGCAATTTCTATGACTACCCAAAACTGATGTAATTCTATCATGACAGGTACATCCAACACATAtaatagataaataaaaatacaattaTTTAATTGATGcatgaaaataatttttgataatttatttatatttaataacaaTAGTAATTATAAAACTTACCTTTTTCTCATAATTTCAATATGTTTTGTTTTCTCTTTAATAATAATAGTATTATTGTGGTTCATGGAAATTTCTTATGACATAGACCTGCAAAATGGAGAATAAATGGGTTTGGAGATTCATTGAGAATGTTTCCGATGAGACCATCTAACACTCAAGTCAGAGTtgacccctctttttttttttaatatattctttgtacatatatatatttatatatgttgactcctaataaaattaaacaaaaccCCCTTTTCGAGAAAATTTAAGATTAATAATAagacaaaaaaatatatattgttcattctaaatttttttctatattatacatataaatgtatgaaggagGGGAACATTGGGATCTTCAAAATACCctcttatttttaatatttacaactatattatttttttattatctaattaattttgGAGCTTATACaaaatcaaatttcttaatcctattcatattttaaatttatttaattaattttttttataatttaaaatatttatttataattacaaaattaaatgtTCTACATAATATATAAGTGGGAAGGTTGGGATTTTGAAAAATGTCTTTCATacttttattatttacaaaaatgcCAAAAGCATATTTATAGCagcaaaaaaataatttatcacaAATTTCATAGCTAATTCATATCCTTTCATCGCTAATTCCTTTAGAGACATAAATTCCGTTACTAATACTTTATCAATGAGGTTATCCCTACATCATTGTCTTTTAGTGACAAAGTTCGTTGCTATTATTTTACAAATAAGGCCATGTAGCATTGTCGCTAATAGTGTTTAGCGACAAAGCTTCCGTCTaagtttctaaaaattttaatttttaacattacaatagttaacataaattaaaattttaatattattttaataataattatacttaGTGATTATATATTAGAGTTTTTTCAATAGGAACGAAAATAcacatattataaaaataattaattataaatatttttttacatcttaatttattaatttcttttttttttatgaacactaaaatagtaaagaattttatttcgttaatttattttagtaatatttcttaAGTATTttctatacatacatatatatatttttattataaacacTACTCTTTTAgaacaataaataattttaattgacatattattatttcattatagttaTATATTACTATCATCATCATGAAAATATGTATTGTTCAAAACTACAAAAGATATATTGttaacattattttaaaatattataggaTGATATCTATGAACCTTGtcataatatttatttagaaTTAGTAgtgtattaaatatttaaataaaaaattccaaatgttataatataatataaatgaactttattatattaaaaaggaaatttttaaaatttttttagtatttatattcttaaataaaaaatttggcacccaacatattaaaaatttattattgaaaatcaaaatattatattaatattatattataacaaaaattaacagaaaattatgtataaaaaaaattaaatcatgaatATGTATTAAAAGTATAAACAACATGTGTTGCACATTAGTAAAAAAaactaataatatataaatatatgaaagagGGTTAGTTGGGAACATTAGGATTTCCAAAATaccctttttatttttattatttaccactatattatttttttatttaattaattttagagtttatataaatttaaaacttttagtcctatttgtatttaaattatatttaattaagttttttttataatttaaaatatttatttataattacaaaattaaatgttctatataatatataaaaagtgAGAAGGTTGGGATttccaaaaatatttttcattatttttcaaAAATGTCAAATACGTACTTATAGCGACAAAAATAATTTGTCGCCAATAATATAGCTAATTTATATTACTATGCTGTTAATTCCGTTTAGCAAGACAATTTCCCTCGCTAAtttattttagtaatatttcttaAGAATTTTATATACAGATTTTTTTAATTGTAAACACCACTACTTTAGaacattttattatttcattatagttattaatattatcattatCAAAACATATATTGTTCaaaaatatacaaaatatatattgttaacattattttaaaatattatagaaCAATATCTATGAAccttttcataaaatttatttagagttAGCAGTGTATTAAATGTTTAAATAAAAACTTTCAAatgttataatataatataaatgaactttattatattaaaaaaatttataaattttttattatttgcattcttaaataaaaaaattcgGCATGcaacataattaaaatttattattgaaaatcaatatattatattaatattatattataacaaaaattaacaaaaaattacatatgaaaaaattAATTACGAATATGTATAATGAATATAAACAACATGTAACCCACATTACTATaagaattaatatttttaaaattatactgtgattttttaaataatacaCTTTATCAAGATATATAACTAtttatgtgataaattaataaataactttTAGTTACTGATagcattaataataatgttatttattaataaaattttcaaagtatTGGATTTCTaagatattaatattatattttaaattttaataatattttattatttattttttatatattaattaaaaaaaattcttgaTCCGCTATCGTATTTTGCTCTTGATATTTCTTTTCTTGGCCACCGTTTTAGCGATGATTTATCTCCTGCGCTTTTCGTCAGCCTGAGTTTTTGTTATTTGACAAATTGTGGTTTTGGTGGATCTTTTCCTAGGTGTTATACAAGGGCTTAAAAGCTTAACTTCACCCTAGATATATTGAGTAAATTAAAGTTAACTTATTTTTAACTTTtcatctaaattagctcataagtTTTAACTAAAGATTAATTTAGCCTATTAAACAAAAAAGAAATTAAGTTTCTTGAATTTTTAGCTTAAATTAAGAAATCAAAAAATTTagcttaaaaattaagaaattaaatttttttatttaaattaaaaaatttagctcataaattttaaattttgagttaaattgaaattaaattaaaatttttatattaatttattagacAAAAAGTTAAATATGGGTTAAATTGAACTTTCCAATAAGTACATAGACAAAATTGAATATTTTACTGTTGTATAAGGCTAATGTCTTATTGGATGTGTTTATTTTAATAGTGGATCTCTGCTCTAGATTTTTTGACTTAACATTGCAAATTTTttggtgtgtgtatatatatatatatatatatatatatatatatatatatatatatatatagaactaCTTGCTAGGTAGCTTGTCTCATTTTTTTCGTTAGCTACTTATTCTTTTCAATAAAACTAACTaaacttaaataaaaaataaacgcattataaatttataaattgagaaAGTTTACCCCAATATGTCTAATTAATGCtccaaaaagaaaaattattagtGTTTCAACATTATGTCATTGATATGGTAAAAGAGGACGATGTAGGTTTTTGAGGACAACATAAAAAATGCTTTGGTGGGATGTTTAAGGCTTCTGTGCTTCCTTTCAACATTTCTATCACCTTACTCATGGATGGTCTCTCTGACGGAATTGTTTGAATACACCATAGGCCAACCATTGTCAATTTCCTAACAATTTCATTCTCATCAATGGAAATCTCACCataaaatttagatttattgCCTTGCTCAAGTCGTTTATAAACCCAATGTAGAAAATATTTCTCACTTGTATGATCTGCTCCAACATCTTCCTCTCTACCTCCAACCATGTCTAAAACCATCATACCGTAGCTATAAACATCAGATTTGGATGAAACTCTACCAAAGTTTCTGCTGAACACTTCTGGAGCTATATATCCAATAGTTCCTCTAGCTTCTAACATGGATACAATACTATCCTTTCTTGTGCATAATTTTGCAAGCCCAAAATCAGAAATTTTGGGACAAAAATTTTCATCAAGAAGAATGTTGTGAGGCTTTATGTCAAAGTGCACAATCCTTGTGTTGCACCCACGGTGTAAGTAGTCAAGTCCTTGAGCTATTCCTTTAGCAATTTGATGCATAGTTTCCCATCCCAAATGCTTGTCACTACTCTTCAAAGGACTTCTAGAGCATATGAACTTGTCAAGAGATCCATTTGGCATAAACTCATAAATGAGAGCTCTTTTTTTACCCTCAAAAGAGAACCCCAAGAGAGTGACAACATTAATATGAGAAGTTCTACTACTGCTGGCAAGCTCATTGATGAATTCTTGTCCTCCTCCTTTAGATACATTCAAGACTTTCACTGCTACAAGACGACCATCATATAGCTTTCCTTTGTACACGCTGCCATAACCTCCTTGACCAAGTTTATCTTTGAacaaattggtcatttttttcacTTCTGAAAAGTTATACCTTTTTACAGTGAGAGGTCCATGATTTTTGAGAAAGGCCTCGAGATcttgattattctttgtgatctTTTGTACGAAAATTATTGGCGAAACTGATGGAATCTTCTTGAAACAAAAAATGAACGCACAGATGATTAAAATTCCAGCTACTCCAAGGGATAAGCCTGCAGCCAATTGCAATTACTGGAAGATGAATCAGCCAATCACTTgttaatttcttcttttttttttttaattttttaaaaattaaaatgaattggcaactctatattaaaaaaaaaataattttata carries:
- the LOC110668118 gene encoding LEAF RUST 10 DISEASE-RESISTANCE LOCUS RECEPTOR-LIKE PROTEIN KINASE-like 2.1 — its product is MLLKVVIGLSLGVAGILIICAFIFCFKKIPSVSPIIFVQKITKNNQDLEAFLKNHGPLTVKRYNFSEVKKMTNLFKDKLGQGGYGSVYKGKLYDGRLVAVKVLNVSKGGGQEFINELASSSRTSHINVVTLLGFSFEGKKRALIYEFMPNGSLDKFICSRSPLKSSDKHLGWETMHQIAKGIAQGLDYLHRGCNTRIVHFDIKPHNILLDENFCPKISDFGLAKLCTRKDSIVSMLEARGTIGYIAPEVFSRNFGRVSSKSDVYSYGMMVLDMVGGREEDVGADHTSEKYFLHWVYKRLEQGNKSKFYGEISIDENEIVRKLTMVGLWCIQTIPSERPSMSKVIEMLKGSTEALNIPPKHFLCCPQKPTSSSFTISMT